Within Planctomycetota bacterium, the genomic segment CGAGGCCTCGGCCGTGGCGATCGACGGTCCCACCGGCACGACCCCCGCGGCCGTCTCCGGCCGGGCCCTGTTCGGCAGCGAGGGGGGCGTGTTCTTCGGCATCGACGTCGCGGCCGCACGCGTCGCCTGGCAGGTCGATCCCACCGGCAGCCCGCAGGCCTACCGCTCCAGCGCCGCGATCGCCGGCGACCTGGCCGTGGTCGGGACGCGCGGCCGGGCGCTGGAGGCGTTCGCGATCGCCGACGGATCACGGCGCTGGCGGCACCCGATTCGCGGCCGCGTCGATGGCTCGCCGGTCGTGGTCCGCGTCGCCGGCGGCGGCAGCGCCGTGATCGCCGCCGATTCCGCCGGGCGGATCGTGGCCCTCGATGCCGGCGCCGGGCAGGAACGCTGGCAGTTCGACGCCGGCGTGGCGTTCACCGCGTCGCCGGCCGTCGCCGACGGGGTCCTCGTCGTCGCCGACGGGGAAGGCACCGTGTGGTGCTTCGGCGCGGCGGCCCCATGAACGCGGCGTTCGATCCGGAGCGGTTCCGCCGCGAGGGGAGGGCGGTGGTCGACTGGTTGGCCGACTACTGGGCGACGCTCGCCGACCGCCCGGTGAGCCTGCCGGTGGAACCGGGGGCGGTGCGCCGGCAACTCCCCGCCGCGGCCCCCGACACGCCCGAGCCGCTCGCCGCGGTTCTCGCCGATCTCGATCGGGTGATCCTGCCGGCGCTGACCCACTGGCAGCACCCCGGGTTCTTCGCTTACTTCCCGGCCAGCACCGCTCCGCCGTCGATTCTCGGCGAGCTGCTCGCCGCCGGGCTCGGCGTCCAGGGGATGCTGTGGTCGACCTCCCCGGCCTGTACCGAGCTCGAGACCCACGTCCTCGATTGGCTGGCGGACCTGCTGGGCCTGCCGGCGCGGCTCACCAGCCGCGGCCCCGGCGGCGGCGTGATCCTCGACTCGGCGTCGAGCGGCGTGCTGGTGGCGCTGCTGGCGGCGCGGGAACGCGCCACCGCCGGAATCACCAACGGCGCCGGCATGGCGGCCACCCCGGCGCCGCTGACGGTCTATGCCAGTGCCGACGCCCATTCGTGTGTGGAAAAGGCGCTCGGCATCGCCGGCCTCGGCCGGGGGGCTTTGCGCCGGATTGCCGTCGCTGCCGACGGCGGCCTCGATGCCGCCGCGCTGAGCGACAGGCTGGCCGCCGACGCCGCCGCCGGCTGCCGCCCCTGCCTCGTCGTGGCGACCGTCGGCACGACGGCGCGCGGGGGCATCGATCCGGTGTTGGCGATCGCCGCCGCGGCCGCGCGGCACGGCGCCTGGGTGCATGTCGACGCCGCCTGGGCGGGCACGGCGGCACTGTGCCCCGAATGGCGTGCCGACCTCGTCGCCGGAACCGACGCGATCGACAGCTGGGGCACCAATCCGCACAAGTGGCTGCAGGTCAACTTCGATTGCCACTGCCTGTGGCTCGCCGACCGGGCTCCAGTGGTCCGCGCCTTGTCGGTGAAACCGGAGTACCTGCGGAACGCCGCCACAGAAAGTGGCGCCGTGATCGACTACAGCGACTGGCAGGTGCCCTTGGGGCGGCGTTTCCGGGCGCTCAAGCTGTGGCTCACGCTCCGCCTCACTGGAGCCGAAGCGCTGCGCGGGCGGATCCGCGACCATGTCCACTGGGCCGGATGGTTCGCCGAACGGGTGGCAGCCGACGACCGGCTCGTGCTCCTCTGCCCACCGAGCCTGGCGCTGGTCTGCTTCGCCGCTGCCGGCGGCGACGCCGCCACCACGATCCTCCTCGAGCGGATCAACGCCACCGGCCGGGTGCTGATGAGCCAGGCGCGGGTCGCCGGGCGAACGGCGATCCGGCTGGCAGTCGGCTCCCCGACCACGCGGCGCGAACATGTCGAGGGGGCGTGGGACACCGTCGTGGCGGGCCTGAGCCAGATGCCCGACGGCGCCCCGGACCGCCCCGGGTGACCGGAACGCCCCAGGATGCCCTTTCCTCGGCCGGCTGGAGGGGCGCCTGGTCGCCCGAGGGGGCCCAAAACGGCGGGTTTTGGGGGAGATCTTCCGCCTGCCGCCAAGTGTCGCACCCCAGGGCGGCACGTTTTTCGATAGATCACGCCGGAGGAGCGCGCGGCCGCCGAACCACCGCCTGCGAGCGGCGTAGTATTCGGTGCGACCCAGGGCGCCGGCGCGCGGGGCAAGGCCCGCCGTGCCGGAAACTATCCGTCCGGGCGAGGAGACTGAACCATGGCACGCAAAGACGCCCTCGTGAACCTGCGGACGATCCTCGTCCGCCGACGGGATGCCCTGCGCAGTGCTCTGGCAGGCGACCTGTCGTTGCTCAAGGAGTTGCGCAGCGAGTCGCCGGGCGACATGATCGATGCCGCCCTCGATTCGGCCCAGGACGAGATCAGTTCGCAGCTCGCCGAGGTGGAGAGCCGCGAATTGGCCCACATCGAGAATGCGCTGGAGCGGATGAAATCGGGCGAGTACGGGCTCTGCGAAGTCTGTTCCTGCAAGATCCCGATGGCCCGCCTCCATGCCCTGCCCTACGCGACGATGTGCATCTCCTGCCAGCGCGACAGCGAGCGGACCGGATTCCGGCCATCGCGTGAGGAGGCCGAAGACAGCTTCGCCGGCGACGTCGAGCTCGACGTCGGCTAGCGGGCGTGCGGCGGTCCGACCGTCGGGTATGCTCCGCTGGCCCACGAGGACGAGCCCCACGGAGCCGGTCATGTCCGCCTGCAGGCCTCTGGCTTCGTTTCGCAACCGCTCCGTCGTGGTGCTGGCCATCGCCGTCACCTCGACGGTGTGTCCGTCGGTCGCCGACGAGCCCCCGGCAATTCCGGATGCGGTCGGCGGTACGGGCGTCCCGCGTGTCGATCCGGTCCGCCCCGCGCGGCTTTCGGCAGCCGAGCGCGAACGGCTCTACGGGCAGGTGGCCCGGGAGGCCGAGTACCTCGAGCGGCAGGGCGCCCAGCTGCGCCGGCTCACCCTCCTCCTCCGGCCGACGGTCGTCCACATCGACGCCCGCAAGCCCGCGCTCCGTCCGCGGGCGGGCAAGGCGAGCGAGGAGGAGGCCGGCTCGGGAGTGATCACGTCGATCGCCGGACGGACGGTCGTGATCACCAACCGCCATGTCGTCAACCGGGCGGAACTCGACAACATCACCATCCGCCTCGACGACGGCCGTGAACTTTCGCCGCGGCGTCTCTGGTCCGATGCCGGCACCGATATCGCGGTCCTCGAGATCACCGGCACCGAGCTCGAGACGGCGCGGCTGGCAGCGGGAGACACGGTCGAGATCGGCGACACCGTGCTGGCGATCGGCAGCCCGTTCGGGCTGTCGCACTCGGTGACGATGGGGATCGTGTCGGCGAAGGGGCGCCGCGATCTCGAGCTCGGCGACGAGCGCGTCCGGTTCCAGGACTTCATCCAGACCGACGCCGCGATCAATCCGGGCAACAGTGGCGGGCCGCTGGTCAATCTCCGTGGCGAGGTCGTCGGCCTCAACACCGCGATCGCCAGCAACTCCGGCGGCAGCGAGGGGATCGGATTCGCGATCCCGGCCGGTATGGTCGAGTTCGTCGCCCGCCAACTGGTCGAGAACGGCAAGGTGGCGCGCGGTTACCTCGGTGTCGCCCTCGACAATTCGTTCAATCGTCAGTCGGCGGAGCGCCTCGGCATGGTGCGGCCGGTGGGGGCACGCGTCACCGGCGTCACCCCCGGGTCGCCGGCCGACCTGGCGGGCCTGCTGGCCGACGACGTGATCCTCGAGTTCAGCGGACTGTCGGTCGAGGACGACGATCATCTGGTCAGCCTGGTGAGCACCACGCCGACCGATCGCGAGGTCGGTCTGGTCGTCTTCCGCGACCGCGGTCGTGTGGCGCTGCGCCTCCGCGTCGCCAGCCGCGACCAATACGAGCCGCGGTGACCGCCCCGCTCAGGTCGCTGCGGCAGCCGCCTGGAGGCCGCGGATCAGGAAATCGACGACCCCGGCGGCATCGCATCCCGAGACGATGTCGGCGGTGGGGCTGCCGGTGCGGGCCTGGCGGCGATCGATGACGAGCATCCCGGCGGTCAATTCGCCGCTGGTCTCGACGTCGGCGACGACCGCCGTCCGTTCGAACAACGCGGGATGGACGACCGACGCCAGGGCGACCGTGCCGGGGAGCGTGATCCCCTCGCTGCCGAGCACCTGCCGCTGGGCCCGGTAGGCGTGCGGCAGCATCCGCCGGACCAGCGCGCCGCCCCGCGAGGTCTCGTCGGGAAGCTGGTCGAGCAGGTCGAACCCCAGCGCCACCTGCCCGATCGTCTCCAGCGGCACCAGGACCTTGGCCACCGGTTCGCGGATCACCGCGCGGGCGGAGAGGGGGTCGGCGGCGAAATTGGTGTCGGCGACGGCTGTCGCATCGCCGGTGCCACGGAGCGTGCCGCCACAGACCACCACCTCCTGGAGCAGTTCGACGAGCGTCGGATCACGGCGGAAAGACCGGGCGAGATTGGTCAACGGGCCGAGGGCGACGAGCGTTACCTGCCGGGGATGGGCCCGGACCGTTTCGGTGATGACTTTCTCGGCCACGTGGCTGCCGTGGAGCGACACCTGGGGCAGGTCGATCCCGCCGAGGCCGTCGCTGCCGTCGAGACGGTAGGGCCAGGGGGCGAGTTCGACGTCGGCCGGGGCACTGCCGAGGCGCGGCAGCCGAGGGGGATCGAGGAAATTGACGAGAGCCTGGAGATTGGCCGTCGCCTGCTCGTGACCGACGCACCCCGCCGTGGCGGTCACCGCGAGCACCTCCAACCGTGGGTCGAACAGCGCCAGCGTCAGGGCGAGGGCGTCGTCGATCCCGGGGTCGATGTCGAGAATCACCTTGCGGGCCACGGCTCAACTCGCTCCAGGGGACGATGGCCGGTGTAGGCTGACGAACCGCGGCGGCCGGCCAACCGAGTGGTCCGTGGACGATGGCCTCCGTGGCCGCCGTCCACCCGAGCGACCGCCGGCACCGCCGCCGGTTTTCCGGGATCCGGGCGTCCCCATCCGGCGGCCGACTCCCGAGACCACGGTCTGCTCGCGATCCCAGGCCCGAGACATCGTATGCGAAACCGACGGTCGATCGTTCCCGAAGGCCTGCGGAGGCTCACCCCATGAGCGCGGCGGCAGATCCCGGCGCCGTAGCCCTGGAACGCCTTTCCGCGGGCCTGACGCCGTCGCGGCAGGAGGTCCACGACCTCGTCGCCGCCGTCTTCGACCGGCGCGGCGACCTCGACACCTTCGGCCGCTGGCTGTCGTCGATGGCTGACCGGGCCCCCGACGCTGGCGCGATCGCCGGAGTCGCGGCGGCGGTCCGTGAACGGATGGTGGCGGTGCGCCACGGCCACCCCGTCGTCGCCGACACCTGTGG encodes:
- a CDS encoding aspartate aminotransferase family protein; its protein translation is MNAAFDPERFRREGRAVVDWLADYWATLADRPVSLPVEPGAVRRQLPAAAPDTPEPLAAVLADLDRVILPALTHWQHPGFFAYFPASTAPPSILGELLAAGLGVQGMLWSTSPACTELETHVLDWLADLLGLPARLTSRGPGGGVILDSASSGVLVALLAARERATAGITNGAGMAATPAPLTVYASADAHSCVEKALGIAGLGRGALRRIAVAADGGLDAAALSDRLAADAAAGCRPCLVVATVGTTARGGIDPVLAIAAAAARHGAWVHVDAAWAGTAALCPEWRADLVAGTDAIDSWGTNPHKWLQVNFDCHCLWLADRAPVVRALSVKPEYLRNAATESGAVIDYSDWQVPLGRRFRALKLWLTLRLTGAEALRGRIRDHVHWAGWFAERVAADDRLVLLCPPSLALVCFAAAGGDAATTILLERINATGRVLMSQARVAGRTAIRLAVGSPTTRREHVEGAWDTVVAGLSQMPDGAPDRPG
- a CDS encoding TraR/DksA family transcriptional regulator; the protein is MARKDALVNLRTILVRRRDALRSALAGDLSLLKELRSESPGDMIDAALDSAQDEISSQLAEVESRELAHIENALERMKSGEYGLCEVCSCKIPMARLHALPYATMCISCQRDSERTGFRPSREEAEDSFAGDVELDVG
- a CDS encoding trypsin-like serine protease, whose protein sequence is MSACRPLASFRNRSVVVLAIAVTSTVCPSVADEPPAIPDAVGGTGVPRVDPVRPARLSAAERERLYGQVAREAEYLERQGAQLRRLTLLLRPTVVHIDARKPALRPRAGKASEEEAGSGVITSIAGRTVVITNRHVVNRAELDNITIRLDDGRELSPRRLWSDAGTDIAVLEITGTELETARLAAGDTVEIGDTVLAIGSPFGLSHSVTMGIVSAKGRRDLELGDERVRFQDFIQTDAAINPGNSGGPLVNLRGEVVGLNTAIASNSGGSEGIGFAIPAGMVEFVARQLVENGKVARGYLGVALDNSFNRQSAERLGMVRPVGARVTGVTPGSPADLAGLLADDVILEFSGLSVEDDDHLVSLVSTTPTDREVGLVVFRDRGRVALRLRVASRDQYEPR
- a CDS encoding nucleoside hydrolase, producing MARKVILDIDPGIDDALALTLALFDPRLEVLAVTATAGCVGHEQATANLQALVNFLDPPRLPRLGSAPADVELAPWPYRLDGSDGLGGIDLPQVSLHGSHVAEKVITETVRAHPRQVTLVALGPLTNLARSFRRDPTLVELLQEVVVCGGTLRGTGDATAVADTNFAADPLSARAVIREPVAKVLVPLETIGQVALGFDLLDQLPDETSRGGALVRRMLPHAYRAQRQVLGSEGITLPGTVALASVVHPALFERTAVVADVETSGELTAGMLVIDRRQARTGSPTADIVSGCDAAGVVDFLIRGLQAAAAAT